One genomic segment of Danio rerio strain Tuebingen ecotype United States chromosome 11, GRCz12tu, whole genome shotgun sequence includes these proteins:
- the nhsb gene encoding actin remodeling regulator NHS isoform X24, which produces MPTFPSTHKLRRREQRGRHSRMERSVRESDVQTIQRKERPAKDSEFKPVLRKAGTNTETDGELQVMSHRPKCPVPNAPTTLDKQTNWSKALPLPTPEERIKNDSQVISSCIIPINVSGVGFDREASARCSLVHSQSVLQRRRKLRRRKTITGIPKRVQQDMDSDESPVARERTVIIHANPHKSHEWHEELSLSGRVLHTKDSGCQTDDFLITAPSRRRIRAQRGQGIPASLSHSTGNITSLPDRSDTVYAAASATRVRSRSLPREGGRLLDEDQDDSDDDDDEDDDEDDEEEDEELSPYEAEDFLPGPGQRIPKDEEESTDDQAMPELQFGSLKRMQHSESPDHTWIERGRSRLPRKVDMGSCEISSSSDTFSSPIHSASTTGVLGSQIDHKEDHQSSSGNWSGSSSTCPSQTSETLPPAASPPLTGSSHCDSELSLNTGSHVIDDNTGFIIDPYHIDKPQGQGQRSNSFTSSATDQMDDAGVSTASDGEWNCAQDQQDQSCTQDFSPKRSREDESGVSCPSYSSGETYESFSDQASARKSEMHYIVDTEGFYSSMHFDSGLKGSRSYYNYAAIDPDCGPSGNIAPGMTEYPQPEYRATRTLGRPCLSLRKPKAKPPPPKRSSSLKETSSDVNVPEQNEPKITCELPLPLSSREMKLQLDLADSAGHLETAGLESLGAWGVENVRDMLDCSSPFSSSDTHSFKDEGAVQADYADLWLHNDLKSNDPYRSLSNSSSATGTTVIECIKSPERSETHTCQPRSRPSSPTLPPPESEFKLASPEKLAGLASPSSGYSSQSETPTSSFPSAFFPGPLSPTSGKRKPKVPERKSSLCSLQQQQLSVRDPGISCRRETDFYAIPPSHLDLSALHSKHFPHRNQMHILHQNKQKAAIAAAAAAEARSAAAAAAEARSAAAAAAEARSAATAAAAAEACTAATASTKESATNTAPISAHLAITPTVLRSVQLRSICRPSDGNQGLDQDSSNLITRPKCPTIITDAPSSSNRHNRKPPAYKPPAAQVCDSQIPLVENIVFPQEEVRVRQERFGPGTYWAMTAFRTPVDPNCEKEVSLKRSSQCFQQEQDSRRCLDVQKTLSPERLKQDLNQLSRPDPSTQSMCLASTMPPPAYSEIQRSNFVLCNSPDKVPVSTQEASHSYTISDVQGREEDYETSGVATRSASQDIREEESTPDTEDYFSKDSTPSDNSSSPLTDDSRLDDDVFPSPNKLRTTEDLFAMIHRSKRKVLGRKDSGEVSGKGRPVVPPVTTPVSNPTVCPVIPAPPVPSNNSQRASGPIYRSAKKSSTSSEEFKLLLLKKGSRTDSSYRMSATEILKSPITPKTQAELLLEAMRQPEEIPLPQLDSTSSGDPLPSPFPKANSEGFSPKTLTMSAASRQGRSRIPPAANSSRYSTRSRLYTAPMQAISEGETENSDGSPHDDRSS; this is translated from the exons ATGCCAACCTTCCCTTCAACTCACAAACTCAGACGGCGAGAGCAGAGAGGTCGACATTCACGCATG GAGAGGAGCGTTAGAGAGAGTGATGTGCAAACTATCCAGAGGAAG GAGAGACCAGCCAAGGATTCTGAATTCAAACCTGTCCTCAGAAAG GCTGGAACCAACACAGAAACGGATGGAGAACTACAAGTGATGAGCCATAGGCCTAAATGTCCTGTTCCCAATGCACCTACCACCCTGGACAAACAGACTAACTGGTCTAAAGCCCTGCCTCTTCCcactccagaagaaagaataaaGAATGACTCTCAAGTGATTTCATCCTGTATCATTCCAATAAATGTTTCGG GTGTTGGATTTGACAGAGAAGCCAGTGCTCGCTGCTCTCTTGTTCACTCGCAATCGGTTCTACAGAGACGGCGGAAACTCAGGAGGCGAAAAACGATCACTGGGATCCCCAAACGAGTTCAACAAGACAtgg ATTCTGACGAATCCCCTGTTGCTAGAGAAAGAACAGTGATAATCCACGCCAATCCACACAAGTCCCACGAGTGGCATGAGGAGCTCTCCTTGAGTGGCAGAGTATTGCATACTAAGGATTCGGGCTGTCAGACAGATGACTTCTTGATTACTGCTCCATCCCGAAGACGCATCCGTGCCCAAAGAGGTCAGGGAATTCCAGCGTCTCTCTCTCACTCCACTGGAAACATTACCTCCCTCCCGGATCGTTCTGATACGGTTTATGCTGCAGCATCAGCCACTCGTGTCCGTTCTAGGAGCCTTCCACGTGAGGGTGGTCGGCTTCTGGATGAGGACCAAGAtgacagtgatgatgatgatgatgaagatgatgatgaagatgatgaagaggaAGATGAGGAGCTCTCTCCATATGAAGCCGAAGACTTCCTGCCAGGTCCCGGACAGAGAATTCCAAAGGATGAGGAAGAGAGTACTGACGACCAAGCCATGCCAGAGCTACAGTTTGGAAGTCTTAAGCGTATGCAGCATTCAGAGAGCCCTGACCACACATGGATTGAGAGAGGCAGATCCAGACTCCCACGGAAAGTAGACATGGGGAGCTGTGAGATTTCCTCTAGTTCAGATACTTTCAGCAGCCCCATACACTCTGCATCCACTACAGGAGTGCTTGGCAGCCAGATTGACCATAAAGAGGATCACCAGTCCTCAAGTGGCAACTGGAGTGGAAGCAGCTCCACTTGCCCATCGCAGACATCCGAGACTCTTCCACCTGCTGCCTCCCCTCCCTTGACGGGATCCTCACACTGTGATTCAGAACTTTCCCTGAATACTGGGTCCCATGTCATAGATGACAACACTGGTTTCATAATTGATCCCTATCACATAGACAAGCCACAGGGACAGGGGCAACGATCCAATTCATTTACCTCATCAGCTACTGATCAGATGGATGATGCAGGGGTCAGCACTGCTAGTGATGGGGAGTGGAACTGTGCCCAGGACCAGCAGGATCAGTCCTGCACCCAAGACTTCAGCCCAAAGCGTTCCAGAGAGGATGAGAGTGGTGTCAGCTGCCCTAGTTATTCTAGTGGGGAAACTTACGAGAGCTTCAGTGACCAAGCATCCGCTAGAAAATCTGAGATGCACTACATTGTCGACACTGAAGGATTCTATTCCTCCATGCACTTTGACTCTGGTCTTAAGGGTAGCAGAAGCTACTACAACTATGCAGCCATTGACCCCGACTGTGGCCCAAGTGGTAATATAGCACCTGGCATGACTGAATACCCTCAGCCAGAGTACAGAGCCACCAGGACACTGGGCAGACCCTGTCTCTCCTTAAGAAAACCAAAGGCCAAGCCACCCCCACCAAAACGTAGCTCTTCATTAAAGGAAACAAGCAGTGATGTGAACGTTCCAGAGCAGAACGAACCAAAGATTACTTGTGAGTTGCCACTGCCCTTGTCTTCCAGGGAGATGAAACTGCAGCTGGACTTGGCTGATTCTGCAGGGCACCTTGAGACTGCAGGTCTTGAATCACTTGGTGCATGGGGAGTGGAAAATGTTAGGGACATGCTTGACTGCTCCTCCCCATTCAGTTCCTCAGACACACATTCCTTCAAAGATGAAGGTGCTGTGCAAGCAGACTATGCAGACCTCTGGCTTCACAATGACTTGAAATCAAATGATCCTTATCGGTCCCTCTCTAACTCTAGCTCTGCTACAGGTACAACTGTTATTGAATGCATCAAGTCACCAGAAAGATCAGAAACGCACACCTGTCAACCCAGGTCCAGACCTTCTTCCCCAACTCTTCCTCCACCTGAAAGTGAATTTAAGCTTGCTTCTCCCGAAAAGCTGGCAGGCTTGGCGTCCCCTTCCAGTGGATATTCCAGTCAGTCTGAAACACCTACATCTTCCTTCCCCTCTGCTTTCTTCCCAGGGCCCCTGTCTCCAACCAGTGGGAAGAGGAAGCCCAAAGTCCCTGAAAGGAAGTCCTCACTTTGTTCCTTACAGCAGCAACAGCTTTCAGTCAGAGACCCAGGCATTTCCTGTAGGAGAGAAACTGACTTCTATGCCATACCCCCAAGTCACCTTGACCTAAGTGCTCTTCACAGTAAGCACTTTCCTCACAGAAATCAAATGCACATCCTCCACCAGAATAAGCAGAAAGCTGCCATAGCAGCAGCTGCTGCAGCAGAAGCTCGCAGTGCAGCAGCTGCTGCAGCAGAAGCTCGCAGTGCAGCAGCTGCTGCTGCAGAAGCTCGCAGTGCAGCAACTGCAGCCGCTGCTGCCGAGGCCTGCACTGCAGCTACAGCTTCTACTAAAGAGAGTGCAACAAATACAGCACCCATCTCAGCCCATTTGGCTATTACTCCAACGGTTCTTAGATCAGTGCAACTGCGATCTATATGTAGACCATCTGATGGCAACCAAGGGCTTGATCAAGACAGTTCAAATCTCATAACTCGTCCTAAGTGTCCCACAATAATAACTGATGCCCCATCATCTAGCAACAGGCACAACAGGAAGCCACCAGCCTACAAACCCCCTGCTGCACAGGTTTGTGATTCACAGATTCCACTGGTGGAAAACATTGTTTTTCCACAAGAAGAAGTGAGAGTGAGACAGGAGAGGTTTGGTCCTGGTACTTACTGGGCAATGACTGCTTTCAGAACTCCTGTGGACCCTAATTGTGAAAAAGAAGTCTCTTTAAAAAGGTCATCTCAGTGTTTTCAGCAAGAACAAGACAGCAGAAGGTGCCTAGATGTGCAAAAGACATTGTCACCAGAGAGACTAAAACAAGATTTGAATCAACTATCGCGGCCAGACCCTTCAACACAGTCCATGTGTTTGGCCAGCACAATGCCACCCCCTGCTTATAGTGAGATACAGAGGAGCAATTTTGTACTGTGCAACAGTCCTGACAAAGTGCCTGTTTCAACTCAAGAGGCATCGCATTCTTACACAATCAGCGATGTACAAGGCAGAGAGGAGGATTATGAGACATCAGGTGTCGCAACCAGAAGTGCCTCACAGGACATAAGGGAAGAAGAGTCAACCCCAGATACAGAGGACTATTTCAGTAAAG ACTCTACTCCCAGTGATAATTCATCCTCTCCTTTGACCGATGACTCCAGACTTGATGATGATGTTTTCCCATCTCCCAATAAACTCCGCACAACTGAAGATCTTTTTGCTATGATACACAG ATCTAAAAGGAAAGTGCTGGGACGCAAAGATTCAGGGGAAGTCAGTGGAAAAGGTCGGCCTGTTGTACCACCTGTGACCACCCCTGTAAGCAATCCTACTGTATGCCCGGTCATCCCTGCTCCCCCAGTTCCTTCAAACAACTCCCAGCGAGCCTCAGGACCCATCTACAGGAGTGCCAAAAAGTCTAGTACATCCAGTGAGGAGTTCAAACTCCTTCTGCTTAAGAAGGGTAGTCGCACAGACTCAAGTTATCGCATGTCTGCTACAGAGATCCTTAAGAGCCCCATCACACCCAAGACTCAAGCAGAGCTGCTGTTAGAGGCCATGAGGCAACCAGAGGAGATCCCCTTACCCCAACTGGATTCCACCAGCAGTGGAGATCCACTTCCAAGTCCATTCCCTAAGGCCAACAGTGAGGGATTCTCCCCAAAAACACTCACCATGTCAGCTGCCTCCAGACAAGGACGTTCTAGAATTCCACCTGCAGCGAACAGCAGTCGCTATAGCACGCGGAGTCGGCTGTACACTGCCCCAATGCAGGCCATATCAGAAGGAGAGACTGAGAACTCGGATGGAAGTCCACACGATGACCGCTCCTCCTAG
- the nhsb gene encoding actin remodeling regulator NHS isoform X22 — MPTFPSTHKLRRREQRGRHSRMERSVRESDVQTIQRKERPAKDSEFKPVLRKYQRSRSPSPVQCCYFIPWIRKAGTNTETDGELQVMSHRPKCPVPNAPTTLDKQTNWSKALPLPTPEERIKNDSQVISSCIIPINVSGVGFDREASARCSLVHSQSVLQRRRKLRRRKTITGIPKRVQQDMDSDESPVARERTVIIHANPHKSHEWHEELSLSGRVLHTKDSGCQTDDFLITAPSRRRIRAQRGQGIPASLSHSTGNITSLPDRSDTVYAAASATRVRSRSLPREGGRLLDEDQDDSDDDDDEDDDEDDEEEDEELSPYEAEDFLPGPGQRIPKDEEESTDDQAMPELQFGSLKRMQHSESPDHTWIERGRSRLPRKVDMGSCEISSSSDTFSSPIHSASTTGVLGSQIDHKEDHQSSSGNWSGSSSTCPSQTSETLPPAASPPLTGSSHCDSELSLNTGSHVIDDNTGFIIDPYHIDKPQGQGQRSNSFTSSATDQMDDAGVSTASDGEWNCAQDQQDQSCTQDFSPKRSREDESGVSCPSYSSGETYESFSDQASARKSEMHYIVDTEGFYSSMHFDSGLKGSRSYYNYAAIDPDCGPSGNIAPGMTEYPQPEYRATRTLGRPCLSLRKPKAKPPPPKRSSSLKETSSDVNVPEQNEPKITCELPLPLSSREMKLQLDLADSAGHLETAGLESLGAWGVENVRDMLDCSSPFSSSDTHSFKDEGAVQADYADLWLHNDLKSNDPYRSLSNSSSATGTTVIECIKSPERSETHTCQPRSRPSSPTLPPPESEFKLASPEKLAGLASPSSGYSSQSETPTSSFPSAFFPGPLSPTSGKRKPKVPERKSSLCSLQQQQLSVRDPGISCRRETDFYAIPPSHLDLSALHSKHFPHRNQMHILHQNKQKAAIAAAAAAEARSAAAAAAEARSAAAAAAEARSAATAAAAAEACTAATASTKESATNTAPISAHLAITPTVLRSVQLRSICRPSDGNQGLDQDSSNLITRPKCPTIITDAPSSSNRHNRKPPAYKPPAAQVCDSQIPLVENIVFPQEEVRVRQERFGPGTYWAMTAFRTPVDPNCEKEVSLKRSSQCFQQEQDSRRCLDVQKTLSPERLKQDLNQLSRPDPSTQSMCLASTMPPPAYSEIQRSNFVLCNSPDKVPVSTQEASHSYTISDVQGREEDYETSGVATRSASQDIREEESTPDTEDYFSKDSTPSDNSSSPLTDDSRLDDDVFPSPNKLRTTEDLFAMIHRSKRKVLGRKDSGEVSGKGRPVVPPVTTPVSNPTVCPVIPAPPVPSNNSQRASGPIYRSAKKSSTSSEEFKLLLLKKGSRTDSSYRMSATEILKSPITPKTQAELLLEAMRQPEEIPLPQLDSTSSGDPLPSPFPKANSEGFSPKTLTMSAASRQGRSRIPPAANSSRYSTRSRLYTAPMQAISEGETENSDGSPHDDRSS, encoded by the exons ATGCCAACCTTCCCTTCAACTCACAAACTCAGACGGCGAGAGCAGAGAGGTCGACATTCACGCATG GAGAGGAGCGTTAGAGAGAGTGATGTGCAAACTATCCAGAGGAAG GAGAGACCAGCCAAGGATTCTGAATTCAAACCTGTCCTCAGAAAG TATCAGCGCTCCCGCTCCCCCTCCCCTGTTCAGTGTTGTTACTTCATTCCCTGGATTAGAAAG GCTGGAACCAACACAGAAACGGATGGAGAACTACAAGTGATGAGCCATAGGCCTAAATGTCCTGTTCCCAATGCACCTACCACCCTGGACAAACAGACTAACTGGTCTAAAGCCCTGCCTCTTCCcactccagaagaaagaataaaGAATGACTCTCAAGTGATTTCATCCTGTATCATTCCAATAAATGTTTCGG GTGTTGGATTTGACAGAGAAGCCAGTGCTCGCTGCTCTCTTGTTCACTCGCAATCGGTTCTACAGAGACGGCGGAAACTCAGGAGGCGAAAAACGATCACTGGGATCCCCAAACGAGTTCAACAAGACAtgg ATTCTGACGAATCCCCTGTTGCTAGAGAAAGAACAGTGATAATCCACGCCAATCCACACAAGTCCCACGAGTGGCATGAGGAGCTCTCCTTGAGTGGCAGAGTATTGCATACTAAGGATTCGGGCTGTCAGACAGATGACTTCTTGATTACTGCTCCATCCCGAAGACGCATCCGTGCCCAAAGAGGTCAGGGAATTCCAGCGTCTCTCTCTCACTCCACTGGAAACATTACCTCCCTCCCGGATCGTTCTGATACGGTTTATGCTGCAGCATCAGCCACTCGTGTCCGTTCTAGGAGCCTTCCACGTGAGGGTGGTCGGCTTCTGGATGAGGACCAAGAtgacagtgatgatgatgatgatgaagatgatgatgaagatgatgaagaggaAGATGAGGAGCTCTCTCCATATGAAGCCGAAGACTTCCTGCCAGGTCCCGGACAGAGAATTCCAAAGGATGAGGAAGAGAGTACTGACGACCAAGCCATGCCAGAGCTACAGTTTGGAAGTCTTAAGCGTATGCAGCATTCAGAGAGCCCTGACCACACATGGATTGAGAGAGGCAGATCCAGACTCCCACGGAAAGTAGACATGGGGAGCTGTGAGATTTCCTCTAGTTCAGATACTTTCAGCAGCCCCATACACTCTGCATCCACTACAGGAGTGCTTGGCAGCCAGATTGACCATAAAGAGGATCACCAGTCCTCAAGTGGCAACTGGAGTGGAAGCAGCTCCACTTGCCCATCGCAGACATCCGAGACTCTTCCACCTGCTGCCTCCCCTCCCTTGACGGGATCCTCACACTGTGATTCAGAACTTTCCCTGAATACTGGGTCCCATGTCATAGATGACAACACTGGTTTCATAATTGATCCCTATCACATAGACAAGCCACAGGGACAGGGGCAACGATCCAATTCATTTACCTCATCAGCTACTGATCAGATGGATGATGCAGGGGTCAGCACTGCTAGTGATGGGGAGTGGAACTGTGCCCAGGACCAGCAGGATCAGTCCTGCACCCAAGACTTCAGCCCAAAGCGTTCCAGAGAGGATGAGAGTGGTGTCAGCTGCCCTAGTTATTCTAGTGGGGAAACTTACGAGAGCTTCAGTGACCAAGCATCCGCTAGAAAATCTGAGATGCACTACATTGTCGACACTGAAGGATTCTATTCCTCCATGCACTTTGACTCTGGTCTTAAGGGTAGCAGAAGCTACTACAACTATGCAGCCATTGACCCCGACTGTGGCCCAAGTGGTAATATAGCACCTGGCATGACTGAATACCCTCAGCCAGAGTACAGAGCCACCAGGACACTGGGCAGACCCTGTCTCTCCTTAAGAAAACCAAAGGCCAAGCCACCCCCACCAAAACGTAGCTCTTCATTAAAGGAAACAAGCAGTGATGTGAACGTTCCAGAGCAGAACGAACCAAAGATTACTTGTGAGTTGCCACTGCCCTTGTCTTCCAGGGAGATGAAACTGCAGCTGGACTTGGCTGATTCTGCAGGGCACCTTGAGACTGCAGGTCTTGAATCACTTGGTGCATGGGGAGTGGAAAATGTTAGGGACATGCTTGACTGCTCCTCCCCATTCAGTTCCTCAGACACACATTCCTTCAAAGATGAAGGTGCTGTGCAAGCAGACTATGCAGACCTCTGGCTTCACAATGACTTGAAATCAAATGATCCTTATCGGTCCCTCTCTAACTCTAGCTCTGCTACAGGTACAACTGTTATTGAATGCATCAAGTCACCAGAAAGATCAGAAACGCACACCTGTCAACCCAGGTCCAGACCTTCTTCCCCAACTCTTCCTCCACCTGAAAGTGAATTTAAGCTTGCTTCTCCCGAAAAGCTGGCAGGCTTGGCGTCCCCTTCCAGTGGATATTCCAGTCAGTCTGAAACACCTACATCTTCCTTCCCCTCTGCTTTCTTCCCAGGGCCCCTGTCTCCAACCAGTGGGAAGAGGAAGCCCAAAGTCCCTGAAAGGAAGTCCTCACTTTGTTCCTTACAGCAGCAACAGCTTTCAGTCAGAGACCCAGGCATTTCCTGTAGGAGAGAAACTGACTTCTATGCCATACCCCCAAGTCACCTTGACCTAAGTGCTCTTCACAGTAAGCACTTTCCTCACAGAAATCAAATGCACATCCTCCACCAGAATAAGCAGAAAGCTGCCATAGCAGCAGCTGCTGCAGCAGAAGCTCGCAGTGCAGCAGCTGCTGCAGCAGAAGCTCGCAGTGCAGCAGCTGCTGCTGCAGAAGCTCGCAGTGCAGCAACTGCAGCCGCTGCTGCCGAGGCCTGCACTGCAGCTACAGCTTCTACTAAAGAGAGTGCAACAAATACAGCACCCATCTCAGCCCATTTGGCTATTACTCCAACGGTTCTTAGATCAGTGCAACTGCGATCTATATGTAGACCATCTGATGGCAACCAAGGGCTTGATCAAGACAGTTCAAATCTCATAACTCGTCCTAAGTGTCCCACAATAATAACTGATGCCCCATCATCTAGCAACAGGCACAACAGGAAGCCACCAGCCTACAAACCCCCTGCTGCACAGGTTTGTGATTCACAGATTCCACTGGTGGAAAACATTGTTTTTCCACAAGAAGAAGTGAGAGTGAGACAGGAGAGGTTTGGTCCTGGTACTTACTGGGCAATGACTGCTTTCAGAACTCCTGTGGACCCTAATTGTGAAAAAGAAGTCTCTTTAAAAAGGTCATCTCAGTGTTTTCAGCAAGAACAAGACAGCAGAAGGTGCCTAGATGTGCAAAAGACATTGTCACCAGAGAGACTAAAACAAGATTTGAATCAACTATCGCGGCCAGACCCTTCAACACAGTCCATGTGTTTGGCCAGCACAATGCCACCCCCTGCTTATAGTGAGATACAGAGGAGCAATTTTGTACTGTGCAACAGTCCTGACAAAGTGCCTGTTTCAACTCAAGAGGCATCGCATTCTTACACAATCAGCGATGTACAAGGCAGAGAGGAGGATTATGAGACATCAGGTGTCGCAACCAGAAGTGCCTCACAGGACATAAGGGAAGAAGAGTCAACCCCAGATACAGAGGACTATTTCAGTAAAG ACTCTACTCCCAGTGATAATTCATCCTCTCCTTTGACCGATGACTCCAGACTTGATGATGATGTTTTCCCATCTCCCAATAAACTCCGCACAACTGAAGATCTTTTTGCTATGATACACAG ATCTAAAAGGAAAGTGCTGGGACGCAAAGATTCAGGGGAAGTCAGTGGAAAAGGTCGGCCTGTTGTACCACCTGTGACCACCCCTGTAAGCAATCCTACTGTATGCCCGGTCATCCCTGCTCCCCCAGTTCCTTCAAACAACTCCCAGCGAGCCTCAGGACCCATCTACAGGAGTGCCAAAAAGTCTAGTACATCCAGTGAGGAGTTCAAACTCCTTCTGCTTAAGAAGGGTAGTCGCACAGACTCAAGTTATCGCATGTCTGCTACAGAGATCCTTAAGAGCCCCATCACACCCAAGACTCAAGCAGAGCTGCTGTTAGAGGCCATGAGGCAACCAGAGGAGATCCCCTTACCCCAACTGGATTCCACCAGCAGTGGAGATCCACTTCCAAGTCCATTCCCTAAGGCCAACAGTGAGGGATTCTCCCCAAAAACACTCACCATGTCAGCTGCCTCCAGACAAGGACGTTCTAGAATTCCACCTGCAGCGAACAGCAGTCGCTATAGCACGCGGAGTCGGCTGTACACTGCCCCAATGCAGGCCATATCAGAAGGAGAGACTGAGAACTCGGATGGAAGTCCACACGATGACCGCTCCTCCTAG